A genomic stretch from Setaria italica strain Yugu1 chromosome VII, Setaria_italica_v2.0, whole genome shotgun sequence includes:
- the LOC101780484 gene encoding BTB/POZ and MATH domain-containing protein 1, whose translation MAYVSASSSQLLPETSSRCVAEGVTSAHSFEVVNFSLLDGMGTGNFISSSTFSVGGCDWTIRLFPDGSAAQNSKGGAVSAFLCLQGGAAGTRVKFIMHLLGKGSQSWSSGYGAHAFASVGEECGWTNFVDKSRLRWLLFGNNNCFTVRCVLTVIKDPRMQNVVVPEPNLRQDFKRMMEEGKGKDVMVHVDNQLFWCHRCVLAARSPVFNAELFGPMKNAQSVEIHGMKNKCTGDQPIIVIGDMKADIFRALLHFLYTDSLPDHQCDDDKNAVMQHLLVAADRYGVDRLKLMCEEELCRSVDMQSVASTLAIAEQHQCVQLKDACVRLIVSPGVLGAIMKTDDFKHLAASCPSVIKEIEDKMGNTLRIQ comes from the coding sequence ATGGCCTACGTCTCTGCCTCTTCGAGCCAGCTCCTACCGGAGACGTCGTCGCGATGCGTGGCGGAGGGCGTCACCTCGGCGCACAGTTTCGAGGTGGTCAACTTCTCGCTGCTCGACGGCATGGGCACCGGCAACTTCATCAGCTCGAGCACCTTCAGCGTCGGCGGCTGCGACTGGACCATCAGGCTCTTCCCTGACGGGAGCGCGGCGCAGAACTCCAAAGGAGGTGCAGTGTCGGCCTTCTTGTGCCTTCAAGGAGGAGCAGCGGGTACAAGGGTGAAGTTCATCATGCATCTGTTGGGCAAAGGTTCCCAATCGTGGTCCAGCGGATACGGTGCGCATGCCTTTGCGTCGGTTGGTGAAGAGTGTGGTTGGACAAACTTCGTGGACAAATCAAGGCTGCGATGGTTGCTATTTGGCAACAACAATTGCTTCACGGTTAGGTGCGTTCTCACTGTCATCAAAGATCCTCGTATGCAGAACGTTGTAGTCCCGGAGCCAAACCTTCGGCAAGACTTCAAGCGCATGATGGAGGAAGGGAAAGGCAAAGATGTGATGGTACATGTCGATAACCAACTGTTCTGGTGCCATAGATGCGTGCTCGCCGCGCGATCCCCGGTCTTCAACGCGGAGCTCTTCGGCCCGATGAAGAATGCGCAATCCGTCGAGATCCATGGCATGAAGAACAAGTGTACTGGTGACCAACCCATCATCGTGATCGGTGACATGAAGGCTGATATCTTCAGGGCGCTCCTCCACTTCCTCTACACGGACTCTCTGCCGGATCATCAATGTGACGATGACAAGAATGCGGTGATGCAGCACCTGCTAGTCGCAGCGGATCGGTACGGAGTGGACCGGCTGAAACTGATGTGCGAAGAAGAGCTGTGCCGTAGCGTGGACATGCAGTCGGTTGCAAGTACCCTTGCTATTGCAGAGCAGCATCAGTGCGTGCAACTGAAAGATGCATGCGTCAGGTTGATCGTCTCACCAGGTGTGCTTGGCGCTATCATGAAAACCGATGATTTCAAGCATCTTGCTGCAAGCTGCCCTTCGGTTATAAAGGAGATTGAAGACAAAATGGGAAACACGCTCAGGATTCAGTAG